GCCTGGATGGGCATCGTGGGCGGCATGCTCGCCTCGGCGGTGATCTGCTCCCCGGTGATCGCCCTGACGGTGTACTTCTCGGTGGCGGACGGCCTCGAGGGCCTGACCTGGATCCTCCTCCCGCTCGGCATCGCCTGGGGCACCCTGGCCACCTGGGCAGGCCTGCGCCTGGCGGCCCCGGCGGTCTCCCGCAAGCTCCCGGAGATCCTGGCGGCGGTCAGCAAGGGCTGAGACTCCGTTCCTGTGGACGCAGGGGGTGGCGGGCGCGCAACGCCCACCACCCCCTGCGGCGTTCCCGGCCCCGCCACCGCACCTGGCCGGATCCACGCACCACCGCCCCCGGTCATTTGCCCCGGCCACCCCGCCCTGCACAAGTTCGTTCGATTAGCAGGGGTGTGGGGGGAGTTCAGGGTGGGGTTCGACGAGGAATGGGGCCGGCTGCGGACGGAGGCGGCCGAGCGGGTCGCCGCCGGGCCGGAGCCGCTACGGGACCGGCTCGCGGAGTTCCGTGACCGGCTGGTGCTGGTTCCGCTCGACGAGCGGGGCGCCCTGTGGACGGCCCCGCTGGGGGCCTGGACTGGATCTGCGCCTTCTCGGACGAGGAGGCGCTGGCCCGGTTCGCGCAGGCACGGGGCGAGGCCGGACGCGCGTGGGAGTTCCGCCGGGTGCGCGGTGCGCGGCTGCTGGACGAGGTGGTCCCGGCCCTGGACTTCCCCTGCGGGGTCGCGCTGGACGCCGCCGGGCCGGACGGGGCGGTGTTCCCGCCGGTGCGCGGCATCGTGCCGGATTCGGCCGCGGTCGACGGCGAGGTGGCGGCGTGAGCGGGGAGCCGGGCGACCTCGACGTGTCGAAGGCGGCGCTGGGGCAGATCGCCCAGGGCATCACGGACACCCTGGCGGAGCTGAAGGAACTCGGCTCGGTCGGGACGGCGAGCATGGGCGGCGGCTTCACGGAACTGAAACTGTCCGGTCTGCAGAGCGGGCACGAGGGCCTGACCTCACTGCTGGACACCTTCTGCGAGCGGTGGGGCTGGGGCGTGCGCTCACTGGTCCAGGAGGCGAACGCGTTCGCGTACAACGTCGGCCTGTCGGCCGGGCTGGTGCACGAGCAGGACCAGTACGTCCAGGGCAGTTTCAAGGTGCTGGCCAACACCGCGCTCGGGGGCAGTCCGTACGCCTCCGAGGAGGAGGTCATCGGCAAGGGCTGGGACGAGGTCCTGGCCAACAGCCCGGCCAACAACCTGCGGAACGCGGACTACAGCCCGGAGTCCGTCGTCCGGGGGGCCGAAGCCACCGGCCAGGCCTGGGAGCAGACCTGGGAGGACGTCTCCCCTCGCCAGGACACCTCGAGGCTGACCGAGATCGCCCGGGACCGGAACCTCGGCGGTGAGGAACGGTGACGGACTGGGAGGCGCTGGCCGACAGGGGCCTCGGCAAGCTGGAGCGCACCTGGAACTCCGCGAAGAAGACGGTCGGCGAGGGCGTCGACGAGGCCACCGACGAGATCGGCGGCGTCCTGCACAAGGTGGGCAAGGACGCCTGGGCCGACGAAGTCGAGGACCTCGGCGACGGCCTCGCCTCCCGCCTCGGCGCATCCGTGGCGGAGCAGCAGCTGGGGCAGACCGAGCAGGCCAACGAGCTCATCCACGGCTCACCGGCCGCGATCCGCGCCTCGGCCGCCCACTTGAGGGACTTCCAGGCCGCCTTCGACCGGGTCGGCCAGGGCATGAAGGCCCTGGACGCCGGCCACTGGAAGGGGGCGGCGGCCGACGCGTTCCGCGAGAAGTTCGCCGTACACCCGACCAAGTGGCTGCACGCCTCCGACGCCTGCCAGAAGGCGGGCGACGCCCTCAGGCACTACGCGGAGACGGTGGAGTGGGCGCAGCAGCAGGCCCAGCAGGCCATCGAGCTGTACAAGAAGGCGGTGAAGGCCCGCCAGGACGCCGCCGACGCCTACGCCAAGGCCGTGGACACCTACAACGCGACCGCCCTGGCGGGGAAGAACCCGGGCCCGGTCCCCGACAGGCCGGACAAGGTCGGCGTCGCGGAGGCGAGCCGGGCCCAGGAGGTCGTGGCGGAGGCCCGCCGCCAGCGCGACGAGGCCGCCACGACGGCCGGACACGCCCTGACGGCCGCCCTGCAACACGCCCCGGCCCAGCCGCCGCCCCACCTCGAGGCCATGTCCCTGGCCGCCGACGTCGCGGCCGCCCAGTCCATCGAGCTGGCCCACGTCGGCGGCGGGGTCGTCAAGGGCACCGCAGGCATG
The Streptomyces sp. NBC_00091 genome window above contains:
- a CDS encoding SseB family protein gives rise to the protein MDGPAGGLDWICAFSDEEALARFAQARGEAGRAWEFRRVRGARLLDEVVPALDFPCGVALDAAGPDGAVFPPVRGIVPDSAAVDGEVAA